In Harmonia axyridis chromosome 6, icHarAxyr1.1, whole genome shotgun sequence, a single window of DNA contains:
- the LOC123682843 gene encoding uncharacterized protein LOC123682843, protein MEAVEESADEAELRARDWFSANKLLLNTNKTQEIWFALRSLNGRPNPDSVKFLGIRLDQKLKWDCHIEEVCGKLRSTVFLLRNLSECVSIKTLLTAYHALFHSVMSYGIMAWGEAATSSRVFALQRKAVRIIAGLGYRDDCRGTFRKLEVLTFPSVFILSSLTHIKKNERNFLCHGDIHDHLTRGRSDLVAAHCRLTKSQKRPEYIAIKLFNRLPMGIRQLPLHKFKKTVKKHLANAAVYSTEEYLN, encoded by the coding sequence ATGGAGGCGGTCGAGGAATCAGCTGACGAGGCAGAACTTAGAGCACGTGATTGGTTCAGTGCAAACAAACTTCTGCTTAATACCAATAAAACACAGGAGATTTGGTTTGCATTGAGATCTCTGAATGGAAGACCGAATCCAGACTCGGTGAAATTCCTTGGAATTCGACTGGATCAGAAGCTTAAATGGGATTGCCACATTGAAGAGGTGTGTGGCAAGCTGCGAAGTACcgtgtttctgttgagaaatctcTCAGAGTGTGTCTCGATCAAGACGTTACTGACTGCATATCATGCTTTGTTCCATTCTGTGATGTCATATGGGATTATGGCATGGGGTGAAGCAGCAACATCAAGCAGGGTATTTGCCCTACAACGCAAAGCAGTCAGGATAATCGCAGGACTGGGCTACCGTGATGATTGTAGAGGAACTTTTCGTAAACTCGAGGTGCTTACATTTCCTTCGGTCTTTATACTGAGCAGCTTAACTCATATTAAGAAAAACGAAAGGAATTTTCTTTGTCACGGAGACATCCATGATCACCTTACACGGGGTAGAAGTGACTTGGTGGCCGCCCATTGCAGATTGACAAAAAGCCAGAAAAGACCTGAATATATAGCCATTAAGCTGTTCAATAGGCTTCCAATGGGAATCAGACAGTTACCACTGCACAAATTCAAGAAGACAGTCAAGAAACATCTAGCAAATGCCGCGGTATATAGCACTGAAGAATatctaaattaa